TACATTCTCAACTCGTCTAAAATAAACTCGTAGCACCGAATACAACTATGACAGCTATTTTACCTGTCGCTCAATCGGAAATTTTCTACCCCAGTGCTGATGGTGAACCCGTGGCAGAAACTTACGATCACCTTTATGTTTTGCTAACCACCCTGGAAGTATTAAAACAGTATTTAGCAGATATTCAGGCAACTGTTTTAGCAAATCAATTTCTTTATTATGCTCAGGGATATCCTAAATTGCGGGTAGCCCCAGATGTAATGGTGATTTTTGATGTCACACCAGGAGGTCGAGACAATTATAAAATCTGGGAAGAAGGTCAAGTGCCCAGTGTTATTTTTGAAATGACATCCAGCGGCACTAAGGATCAAGACCAAATCTTTAAAAAGACTCTTTACGAACAGTTAGGAGTCAAAGAATACTGGCTATTTGACCCAAAACGCGAGTGGCAAGAAGAACAATTACGCGGTTATCGCTTGCGGGGAGAAATTTACGAGCCAATATCTGATAATCGTAGCGAACCGTTAAAATTGCGCTTACAAG
Above is a genomic segment from Tolypothrix sp. NIES-4075 containing:
- a CDS encoding Uma2 family endonuclease, giving the protein MTAILPVAQSEIFYPSADGEPVAETYDHLYVLLTTLEVLKQYLADIQATVLANQFLYYAQGYPKLRVAPDVMVIFDVTPGGRDNYKIWEEGQVPSVIFEMTSSGTKDQDQIFKKTLYEQLGVKEYWLFDPKREWQEEQLRGYRLRGEIYEPISDNRSEPLKLRLQAEGRLINFYREDTGEKLLIPGELAQALRDEVVARQQAEEQAEAERQRAEAERQRAEAECQRAEEAQAQVEQLKARLRSLGISDTE